The DNA window TTGGAGCATTAGCTGCCGCTAAAGTTGGGAAATTTCAAAAATTTATGGATCTGAACAGGATCATCCTGTATTCATTACTTATCGTACTGGGAAGCTGGGCATTTACATATTTTGCAGGTGAAACCTATTGGGGATTGATTGTAGGTGTTATCCTTGTTGACCTTGGTGTTCAATCAAGCCATATTATGAATCAGACCAATTATTTTTTAATTAAAACCAATGCAGTCAACAGATTAAATACCGTTTATATGGTTTGTTATTTCATTGGTGGATCACTTGGAACCTGGCTGGCTTCCATTGCCTGGCATTACGCACAGTGGAATGGAGTATGTTTTGTAGGGGCTAGTTTCGGACTTCTGGCTTTGATAGCCCACATATTATTTAATAAAAAAGTGACCAGTAATTCTTAATTGTGTCCGGTTAAAATACTATTTGTGATTTCCTTTAATTTTTAAGATCAGTTGTTAATGTCCGTTTTTTATTAATTTCCGGTGTTTCTCACCCCATTTTTCCAACACTTCCCATATCGGGATCAGTTCTCTGGCAATATCTGTCAATTCGTAATCTACTCTTGTTGGAACTTCAGCATACACAGTTCTCTTGATAAGACTCTCTTTTTCCAGCTCTCTCAATTGTAGCGTCAGCATTCTTTCTGTGATTCCGCAAATTC is part of the Chryseobacterium paludis genome and encodes:
- a CDS encoding winged helix-turn-helix transcriptional regulator, producing the protein MGEIKENSTNSINRKYIQECDLSYAVCKIGGRWKLLILNQLKDNKLRFSEVRDRICGITERMLTLQLRELEKESLIKRTVYAEVPTRVDYELTDIARELIPIWEVLEKWGEKHRKLIKNGH